A region from the Achromobacter seleniivolatilans genome encodes:
- the aceE gene encoding pyruvate dehydrogenase (acetyl-transferring), homodimeric type translates to MSSFAQAGAPQAANDEDTLETQEWLEALAAVLDREGPQRAHYLLERLIDEARRSGAHIPFSPNTAYVNTIPPGLEPAHPGNLELETRIRSYVRWNAMAMVVKANKHNPPDGGDLGGHIASFASLATMIGCGQNHFWHAEAEGHGGDLVYFQGHTSPGMYGRAYLEGRLTEEQLNHFRQEVDGKGLSSYPHPKLMPEFWQFPTVSMGLGPLMAIYQARFLKYLHARGIADTSNRKVWVFCGDGEMDEPESLGAIALAAREKLDNLIFVVNCNLQRLDGPVRGNGKIIQELEGDFRGSGWNVIKLIWGGYWDPLLAHDKEGILRQIMEDTVDGEYQAYKANDGKFVREHFFGKHPKLLEAVSRMSDEDIWRLNRGGHDPHKVYAAFDAATSHTGQPTVILAKTIKGYGMGHVGQAKNPTHQQKKLELESIREFRDRFGIPIPDDQLEDLPYFKPAEDSPEMKYLHERRAELGGYLPRRRSKADEKLTAPALDAFKAVLEPTAEGREISTTQAFVRILNQVLRDKDLGPRVVPILADESRTFGMEGLFRQIGIYAPEGQKYTPVDKDQVMYYREAADGQLLQEGINEAGAMSSWIAAATSYSSNNRIMIPFFIYYSMFGFQRIGDLAWAAGDMQARGFLLGGTAGRTTLNGEGLQHEDGHSHILASTIPNCVSYDPTFGHELAVIIQHGLKRMVEDQENVYYYLTVMNENYPQPGLTKGDEEGIIKGMYKLKTHGKGKNRVQLMGSGTILREVMAAQELLDADWGVASDLWSVTSFTELRRNGLDAERHNMLHPDETKPQVAYVTEQLAKTEGPIIASTDYMKLFADQIRPFVPKGREYKVLGTDGFGRSDFRSKLREHFEVDRHFVVVAALRALADEGKVPVAKVAEAIKKYGINPNKANPQYA, encoded by the coding sequence ATGTCCTCTTTCGCCCAGGCTGGCGCCCCGCAGGCTGCCAACGACGAAGACACCCTTGAAACCCAGGAGTGGCTCGAAGCCCTGGCGGCAGTCCTTGATCGCGAAGGGCCGCAGCGCGCGCACTACCTGCTGGAACGCCTGATCGACGAAGCCCGTCGCTCTGGCGCCCACATCCCATTCTCGCCGAATACCGCATACGTCAACACGATTCCCCCCGGCCTGGAGCCGGCGCACCCGGGCAACCTGGAGCTGGAAACGCGTATTCGTTCGTACGTGCGCTGGAACGCCATGGCAATGGTCGTCAAGGCCAACAAGCACAACCCGCCGGACGGCGGCGACCTGGGCGGCCACATTGCGTCGTTCGCCTCGCTGGCCACCATGATCGGCTGCGGCCAGAACCACTTCTGGCACGCCGAAGCTGAAGGCCACGGCGGCGACCTGGTCTATTTCCAGGGCCACACGTCCCCCGGTATGTACGGCCGCGCCTATCTTGAAGGCCGCCTGACCGAAGAGCAGCTGAATCACTTCCGCCAGGAAGTGGACGGCAAGGGCCTGTCGTCCTACCCGCACCCGAAGCTGATGCCGGAATTCTGGCAGTTCCCGACGGTGTCGATGGGCCTGGGCCCGCTGATGGCCATCTATCAGGCCCGCTTCCTGAAGTATCTGCACGCCCGCGGCATCGCCGACACCAGCAACCGCAAGGTCTGGGTGTTCTGCGGCGACGGCGAAATGGACGAACCCGAATCGCTGGGCGCAATCGCCTTGGCGGCGCGCGAAAAGCTCGACAACCTGATCTTCGTGGTGAACTGCAACCTGCAGCGCCTGGACGGTCCGGTACGCGGCAACGGCAAGATCATCCAGGAACTGGAAGGCGACTTCCGTGGTTCGGGCTGGAACGTGATCAAGCTGATCTGGGGCGGTTACTGGGACCCGCTGTTGGCGCACGACAAGGAAGGCATCCTGCGCCAGATCATGGAAGACACCGTTGACGGCGAGTACCAAGCGTACAAGGCCAATGACGGCAAGTTCGTCCGTGAACATTTCTTTGGCAAGCACCCCAAGCTGCTGGAAGCCGTGTCGCGCATGAGCGACGAGGACATCTGGCGCCTGAACCGTGGCGGCCACGATCCCCACAAGGTGTACGCTGCGTTTGACGCCGCGACCAGCCACACTGGTCAACCCACCGTCATCCTGGCCAAGACCATCAAGGGTTACGGCATGGGCCACGTGGGTCAGGCCAAGAACCCGACCCACCAGCAAAAGAAGCTGGAACTGGAATCGATCCGCGAATTCCGTGATCGTTTCGGCATCCCGATTCCCGACGATCAACTGGAAGACCTGCCGTACTTCAAGCCGGCCGAAGATTCGCCGGAAATGAAGTACCTGCACGAGCGTCGCGCCGAGCTGGGCGGTTACCTGCCGCGCCGCCGCTCCAAGGCCGACGAAAAGCTGACGGCGCCCGCTTTGGACGCGTTCAAGGCCGTGTTGGAACCCACCGCCGAAGGCCGTGAAATCTCCACCACCCAAGCCTTTGTGCGCATCCTGAATCAAGTGCTGCGCGACAAGGACCTGGGTCCGCGCGTTGTGCCGATTCTGGCCGACGAATCGCGTACGTTCGGTATGGAAGGCCTGTTCCGCCAGATCGGTATCTATGCGCCGGAAGGCCAGAAATACACCCCGGTCGACAAGGACCAGGTGATGTACTACCGCGAAGCGGCCGACGGCCAGCTGCTGCAAGAAGGCATCAACGAAGCGGGCGCGATGAGCTCGTGGATTGCGGCGGCCACGTCGTACTCCTCGAACAACCGCATCATGATTCCGTTCTTCATCTACTACTCGATGTTCGGGTTCCAGCGCATTGGCGATCTGGCCTGGGCAGCGGGCGACATGCAAGCTCGCGGCTTCCTGCTGGGCGGCACTGCCGGCCGCACGACGCTCAACGGCGAAGGCCTGCAGCACGAAGACGGTCACAGCCACATCCTGGCGTCCACCATCCCGAACTGCGTGTCCTACGACCCGACGTTCGGCCATGAGTTGGCCGTCATCATCCAGCATGGCTTGAAGCGCATGGTGGAAGACCAGGAAAATGTCTATTACTACCTGACGGTGATGAACGAAAACTACCCGCAGCCCGGTCTGACCAAGGGCGACGAGGAAGGCATCATCAAGGGCATGTACAAGCTGAAGACGCACGGCAAGGGCAAGAACCGCGTGCAACTGATGGGCTCGGGCACGATCCTGCGCGAAGTCATGGCTGCGCAAGAACTGCTGGACGCCGATTGGGGCGTTGCATCGGATCTGTGGAGCGTCACCAGCTTCACCGAACTGCGCCGCAATGGTCTGGACGCCGAACGCCACAACATGCTGCACCCTGACGAAACCAAGCCGCAAGTCGCTTACGTCACGGAACAGCTGGCCAAGACGGAAGGCCCGATCATCGCGTCGACCGACTACATGAAGCTCTTTGCGGATCAAATCCGTCCGTTCGTGCCCAAGGGCCGCGAATACAAGGTGCTGGGCACCGACGGTTTCGGCCGCTCTGATTTCCGCTCGAAGCTGCGTGAGCACTTCGAAGTGGACCGTCACTTCGTCGTCGTTGCCGCGCTGCGCGCGCTGGCCGACGAGGGCAAGGTGCCGGTTGCCAAGGTGGCTGAAGCCATCAAGAAGTACGGCATCAATCCGAACAAAGCCAACCCGCAATACGCCTGA
- a CDS encoding PAS domain-containing sensor histidine kinase — protein MSSAPKSNIPTPFHDHARTRRRGVYWVTPAMVLILYICVMGVFFWLQRIHDDSVMFVTIDQEMRQQRLIWVVLALSCVIVISLLMLWRYTRFRSTAEAALIAETGFRRAMENSMSTGMRVLDMEGRIAYVNPAFCRMIGWNEADLIGRSPPFPYWVPGRHEQHQHTLDVLMSGKTPSSGLEVEAQRRDGSRFTARMYVSPLLDPNGNQIGWMTSMTDITEPKRIREALTAAHERFMTVLEGLDDAISVTADTHDGLELLFANRTYRRVFGAQTGGHDELLAGRRGRFTDESVEVFAPSVQRWFEVHHRMLAWTDGRRVRMQVARDITERRGHEEASRVQQEKIQLTSRLTTMGEMASSLAHELNQPLTAIANYSMGAVALVKAGHTSPNMLLPALEKAAAQAERAGKIISRIREFVKRSEPRRQRVAIGRIVDNAIGFAEIDARKRRIRIDSFVPSNAPDVLADPILIEQVLLNLLKNGLEAMENSESDELKVAVILHEQQIEVAVVDRGHGLAEPERLFEPFFSTKTQGLGMGLNICRTIIESHHGRLWADPNPAGGTIFRFTLPCAAPQSQAQNDQSEELHA, from the coding sequence ATGTCCAGCGCGCCCAAGTCCAATATACCTACGCCGTTTCACGATCATGCCCGCACCCGCCGCCGCGGCGTGTACTGGGTCACGCCTGCCATGGTGCTGATTCTGTACATCTGTGTGATGGGGGTGTTCTTCTGGCTGCAACGCATTCATGACGATAGCGTCATGTTTGTCACGATCGACCAGGAAATGCGCCAGCAACGCCTGATATGGGTGGTGCTGGCTTTGTCCTGCGTGATTGTCATCAGCTTACTGATGCTGTGGCGCTACACGCGCTTTCGCTCTACCGCCGAAGCCGCACTGATCGCCGAGACCGGTTTTCGCCGCGCCATGGAAAATTCCATGTCCACCGGCATGCGCGTACTGGATATGGAAGGCCGCATTGCCTATGTAAACCCGGCGTTCTGCCGAATGATCGGCTGGAACGAGGCCGACCTGATCGGCCGCAGCCCGCCCTTCCCGTATTGGGTGCCCGGCCGTCATGAACAGCACCAGCACACGCTGGACGTGCTGATGTCGGGCAAGACCCCCAGCAGCGGCCTGGAAGTCGAAGCGCAGCGGCGCGACGGCTCGCGCTTTACGGCGCGGATGTATGTGTCACCCCTGCTGGACCCGAACGGCAACCAGATCGGCTGGATGACCTCCATGACCGACATCACCGAACCCAAGCGCATCCGCGAGGCGCTGACCGCCGCGCACGAACGCTTCATGACGGTGCTGGAAGGCCTGGACGACGCCATCTCGGTGACGGCGGACACGCACGATGGCCTGGAACTGCTGTTTGCCAACCGTACCTACCGCCGCGTGTTCGGCGCCCAGACGGGCGGCCATGACGAGCTGCTGGCCGGCCGCCGTGGCCGCTTCACCGACGAATCGGTGGAAGTGTTTGCGCCGTCCGTGCAGCGCTGGTTTGAAGTGCACCACCGCATGCTGGCCTGGACCGACGGCCGCCGCGTGCGTATGCAAGTTGCGCGCGACATCACCGAGCGCCGTGGCCACGAAGAGGCATCTCGCGTGCAGCAGGAAAAAATCCAGCTGACCAGCCGCCTGACCACCATGGGCGAAATGGCCTCGTCGCTGGCGCACGAACTGAACCAGCCGCTGACCGCCATCGCCAACTACAGCATGGGCGCGGTTGCGCTGGTCAAGGCTGGCCACACCAGCCCCAACATGCTGCTGCCCGCGCTGGAAAAAGCCGCCGCGCAGGCTGAACGCGCCGGCAAGATCATCAGCCGCATTCGGGAATTCGTGAAGCGCAGCGAACCGCGCCGCCAGCGCGTGGCGATCGGCCGCATTGTCGACAATGCCATCGGCTTTGCCGAAATCGATGCCCGCAAGCGCCGCATCCGCATCGACAGCTTTGTGCCGTCGAACGCGCCGGACGTTCTGGCCGACCCCATCCTGATCGAACAAGTGCTGCTCAACCTGTTGAAGAACGGGCTGGAAGCCATGGAAAACAGCGAGTCCGACGAGCTCAAGGTCGCGGTCATCCTGCACGAACAGCAAATTGAAGTGGCGGTTGTGGACCGCGGCCATGGTCTGGCCGAGCCCGAACGCCTGTTTGAACCGTTCTTCAGCACCAAGACCCAGGGCCTGGGCATGGGACTGAATATCTGCCGTACCATTATTGAATCGCACCACGGCCGTCTGTGGGCGGACCCAAACCCCGCCGGCGGTACTATCTTCCGCTTTACCCTGCCCTGCGCTGCGCCCCAGTCGCAGGCCCAGAATGATCAGTCCGAGGAGTTGCACGCATGA
- a CDS encoding response regulator transcription factor, protein MNTPHLSSTVFIVDDDEAVRDSLRWLLEANGYRVRAYASGESFLEDYDASQIGVLIADVRMPGMSGLELQEQLIVRNAPLPIVFITGHGDVPMAVSTMKKGAIDFLEKPFNESDLREIVARMLEQATQRVSKHQAQKDHEAMLARLTAREQQVLERIVAGRLNKQIADDLGISIKTVEAHRANIMEKLEVTTVADLMKVALAKPEAHA, encoded by the coding sequence ATGAACACGCCCCACCTGTCGAGCACGGTATTTATTGTTGACGACGACGAAGCGGTCCGCGATTCGCTGCGCTGGCTATTGGAAGCCAACGGCTACCGCGTTCGCGCCTATGCCAGTGGCGAATCCTTCCTGGAAGATTACGACGCCAGCCAGATTGGCGTCCTGATCGCCGACGTGCGCATGCCCGGCATGAGCGGCCTGGAACTGCAAGAACAACTGATCGTCCGCAATGCTCCGCTGCCCATCGTGTTCATCACGGGCCACGGCGACGTGCCCATGGCCGTGTCGACCATGAAAAAAGGCGCGATCGACTTCCTGGAAAAGCCCTTCAACGAGTCCGATTTGCGCGAAATCGTTGCGCGCATGCTTGAGCAGGCGACGCAACGCGTCAGCAAGCACCAGGCCCAGAAGGATCACGAAGCCATGCTGGCGCGCCTGACCGCGCGCGAGCAGCAGGTGCTGGAGCGCATTGTCGCCGGCCGCTTGAACAAGCAGATTGCCGACGATCTGGGCATCAGCATCAAGACCGTCGAGGCGCACCGCGCCAACATTATGGAAAAACTTGAAGTGACTACCGTTGCTGATTTGATGAAAGTGGCTTTGGCCAAACCCGAGGCACACGCATGA